In Lemur catta isolate mLemCat1 chromosome 18, mLemCat1.pri, whole genome shotgun sequence, a genomic segment contains:
- the GHRL gene encoding appetite-regulating hormone — protein sequence MLSLGTICSLLLLSVLWVDIATAGSSFLSPEHQKIQQRKESRKPPAKLQPRALEGWLRPEDGSQAEGAEDELEIRFNAPFDVGIKLSGAQYQQHSQALGKFLQDILWEEAKEAPADR from the exons ATGCTCTCCCTGGGGACCATCTGCAGCCTACTGCTCCTCAGTGTGCTCTGGGTAGACATAGCCACAGCAGGCTCGAGCTTCCTGAGCCCCGAACATCAGAAGATCCAG CAGAGAAAGGAGTCCAGGAAGCCACCAGCCAAACTGCAGCCCCGAGCTCTAGAAGGCTGGCTCCGCCCAGAAGACGGAAGCCAGGCTGAAGGGGCAGAGGATGAACTGGAAATCCGG TTCAACGCCCCCTTTGATGTTGGAATCAAGCTATCGGGGGCTCAGTACCAGCAgcacagccaggccctggggaagTTTCTTCAGGACATCCTGTGGGAAGAGGCCAAAG AGGCCCCCGCTGACAGATGA
- the SEC13 gene encoding protein SEC13 homolog isoform X1: MVSVINTVDTSHEDMIHDAQMDYYGTRLATCSSDRSVKIFDVRNGGQILIADLRGHEGPVWQVAWAHPMYGNILASCSYDRKVIIWKEENGTWEKTHEHSGHDSSVNSVCWSPHDYGLILACGSSDGAISLLTYTGEGQWEVKKINNAHAIGCNAVSWAPAVVPGSLIDQPSGQKPNYIKKFASGGCDNLIKLWKEEEDGQWKEEQKLEAHSDWVRDVAWAPSIGLPTSTIASCSQDGRVFIWTCDDASGNTWSPKLLHKFNDVVWHVSWSITANILAVSGGDNKVTLWKESVDGQWVCISDVNKGQGSVSASVTEGQQNEQ, translated from the exons GTGTCAGTAATTAACACTGTGGACACCTCCCATGAGGACATGATT CACGATGCCCAGATGGACTACTATGGCACCCGCCTGGCAACCTGCTCATCAGATAGGTCTGTCAAAATCTTCGACGTGCGCAATGGAGGGCAGATCCTCATCGCCGACCTCAGGGG TCATGAGGGTCCCGTGTGGCAAGTGGCCTGGGCCCACCCCATGTACGGCAATATCCTGGCATCCTGCTCCTATGACCGGAAAGTCATTATCTGGAAAGAGGAAAACGGCACCTGGGAGAAGACCCACGAGCACTCAGGACACGACTCCTCAG TAAACTCTGTGTGCTGGTCCCCCCACGACTATGGCCTGATCCTGGCCTGTGGGAGCTCGGATGGGGCCATCTCCCTGCTGACCTACACCGGGGAAGGCCAGTGGGAAGTGAAGAAGATCAACAACGCTCACGCT ATTGGCTGCAATGCTGTCAGCTGGGCCCCTGCTGTTGTACCTGGAAGCCTCATAGACCAGCCGTCAGGACAGAAACCCAATTACATCAAGAAGTTTGCATCAGGTGGCTGTGACAACCTCATCAAGCTGTGGAA GGAGGAGGAGGACGGCCAGTGGAAGGAGGAGCAGAAGCTGGAAGCGCACAGTGACTGGGTCCGAGACGTGGCCTGGGCCCCCTCCATTGGCCTGCCCACCAGCACCATCGCCAGCTGTTCCCAG GATGGTCGTGTGTTTATTTGGACCTGTGATGATGCCTCGGGCAATACGTGGTCCCCCAAATTGCTGCACAAGTTCAATGACGTCGTGTGGCATGTGAGCTGGTCCATCACAGCCAACATTCTGGCCGTCTCCGGCGGAGACAATAAG GTGACCCTGTGGAAAGAGTCGGTTGACGGGCAGTGGGTGTGCATCAGTGATGTCAACAAGGGCCAGGGCTCCGTGTCAGCTTCAGTCACAGAAGGCCAGCAGAACGAGCAGTGA
- the SEC13 gene encoding protein SEC13 homolog isoform X2 produces the protein MDYYGTRLATCSSDRSVKIFDVRNGGQILIADLRGHEGPVWQVAWAHPMYGNILASCSYDRKVIIWKEENGTWEKTHEHSGHDSSVNSVCWSPHDYGLILACGSSDGAISLLTYTGEGQWEVKKINNAHAIGCNAVSWAPAVVPGSLIDQPSGQKPNYIKKFASGGCDNLIKLWKEEEDGQWKEEQKLEAHSDWVRDVAWAPSIGLPTSTIASCSQDGRVFIWTCDDASGNTWSPKLLHKFNDVVWHVSWSITANILAVSGGDNKVTLWKESVDGQWVCISDVNKGQGSVSASVTEGQQNEQ, from the exons ATGGACTACTATGGCACCCGCCTGGCAACCTGCTCATCAGATAGGTCTGTCAAAATCTTCGACGTGCGCAATGGAGGGCAGATCCTCATCGCCGACCTCAGGGG TCATGAGGGTCCCGTGTGGCAAGTGGCCTGGGCCCACCCCATGTACGGCAATATCCTGGCATCCTGCTCCTATGACCGGAAAGTCATTATCTGGAAAGAGGAAAACGGCACCTGGGAGAAGACCCACGAGCACTCAGGACACGACTCCTCAG TAAACTCTGTGTGCTGGTCCCCCCACGACTATGGCCTGATCCTGGCCTGTGGGAGCTCGGATGGGGCCATCTCCCTGCTGACCTACACCGGGGAAGGCCAGTGGGAAGTGAAGAAGATCAACAACGCTCACGCT ATTGGCTGCAATGCTGTCAGCTGGGCCCCTGCTGTTGTACCTGGAAGCCTCATAGACCAGCCGTCAGGACAGAAACCCAATTACATCAAGAAGTTTGCATCAGGTGGCTGTGACAACCTCATCAAGCTGTGGAA GGAGGAGGAGGACGGCCAGTGGAAGGAGGAGCAGAAGCTGGAAGCGCACAGTGACTGGGTCCGAGACGTGGCCTGGGCCCCCTCCATTGGCCTGCCCACCAGCACCATCGCCAGCTGTTCCCAG GATGGTCGTGTGTTTATTTGGACCTGTGATGATGCCTCGGGCAATACGTGGTCCCCCAAATTGCTGCACAAGTTCAATGACGTCGTGTGGCATGTGAGCTGGTCCATCACAGCCAACATTCTGGCCGTCTCCGGCGGAGACAATAAG GTGACCCTGTGGAAAGAGTCGGTTGACGGGCAGTGGGTGTGCATCAGTGATGTCAACAAGGGCCAGGGCTCCGTGTCAGCTTCAGTCACAGAAGGCCAGCAGAACGAGCAGTGA